The Desulfobulbaceae bacterium genome has a segment encoding these proteins:
- a CDS encoding DUF3536 domain-containing protein — translation MERYICVHAHFYQPPRENPWLGEIEIQDTAHPYHDWNERIAAECYVPNAASRLLGDEGRIVDIQSNYARISFNIGPTLLSWMEQHTPDAYAQILAADQQSREWRGGHGNAMAQVYNHIIMPLASFRDKQTQVVWGIEDFRHRFRRDPEGMWLAETAVDLETLDLLAQHGIKFTILAPRQAAKMRKIKGGGRWQDISNSRVDPSRSYLCKLPSGRTINLFFYDGPISQAVAFEKLLSAGDHFANRLNDGFSGARSWPQLMHIATDGESYGHHHRFGNMALSYALHSIESRGLARLTNYGEYLERHPPTQEVKIFENSSWSCVHGIDRWQGDCGCNSGGNHGWNQAWRNPLRLALDWLRDEIAPLYETSLRSLGVDPWVARDAYILVVNDQSEEVARQFAAIHSQRELQDEERIMFFRCMEMQRHALLMYTSCGWFFDEISGIETVQILQYAGRVIQLARDLGVELEAPFLERLAAAKSNIPEHRDGAHIYEKFVRPAMIDLEKVAAHYAVSSLFKDYGESVSIYRYDVRRDDFWHSSLGMVKVALGRIEVRSKLLWQTRWASFCVLHFGDHSINGGVRPYRGSEAYLEMKNEIISSFELGDYTQVIRSMDAHFGTHTYSLLDLFRDEQHNILEILTAQTVGGYIDHYREMYGRNRALMQFLQHTRMPIPRELVNAAEYVLNHDLWNAIRAEPLDSDKMLEVLEEIRRWGVQVDTSKAEMVVRHRLEGMMGQFGSNPSDTKLLDQIRTGVKLLGLIDADVNYWQIQNSYHCMAQSIAQDFAAEARAGDAEAIRWLEGFMVLGGDLFFNVEAVFQRFGLDVSAGK, via the coding sequence ATGGAACGATATATCTGTGTACATGCCCATTTTTATCAACCTCCCCGTGAGAACCCTTGGCTTGGGGAGATCGAGATCCAGGATACGGCTCACCCGTATCACGATTGGAACGAACGGATCGCAGCGGAGTGTTATGTCCCTAATGCCGCCTCACGGCTTCTGGGGGACGAAGGTCGAATTGTCGATATCCAGAGTAACTATGCTCGAATCAGTTTTAATATTGGGCCGACGCTGCTCTCCTGGATGGAACAACATACCCCTGATGCCTATGCACAGATTCTCGCTGCCGACCAGCAGAGCAGGGAGTGGAGGGGAGGGCATGGCAATGCCATGGCTCAGGTGTATAATCATATCATTATGCCCCTTGCTAGTTTCAGAGATAAACAGACTCAGGTCGTCTGGGGGATTGAGGATTTTCGCCATAGATTCAGGCGCGATCCAGAAGGGATGTGGCTGGCTGAGACGGCGGTGGATCTTGAGACACTTGATCTTCTTGCCCAGCACGGCATCAAGTTTACAATTCTCGCTCCCAGGCAGGCCGCTAAGATGCGCAAAATCAAGGGAGGGGGCAGGTGGCAAGATATCAGTAACAGTCGTGTTGATCCATCGCGTTCTTATTTATGTAAACTGCCATCGGGCAGGACTATCAATCTTTTCTTTTATGATGGTCCCATCTCTCAGGCAGTGGCTTTTGAGAAACTGCTCAGTGCCGGAGATCATTTTGCGAATCGTCTGAACGACGGCTTTTCTGGAGCCCGTTCTTGGCCTCAACTCATGCATATTGCAACAGACGGAGAGAGTTATGGCCATCATCATCGATTTGGGAATATGGCGTTGTCTTATGCCTTGCACTCTATCGAATCAAGAGGTCTTGCTCGTCTGACAAATTACGGTGAATACCTGGAACGTCACCCTCCCACACAAGAGGTGAAAATTTTTGAAAATTCCTCCTGGAGTTGTGTGCACGGGATCGATAGGTGGCAAGGTGATTGTGGGTGTAACTCCGGTGGAAATCATGGTTGGAATCAGGCGTGGCGTAACCCGCTTCGGTTGGCCTTGGATTGGCTTCGTGATGAAATAGCGCCGTTATATGAAACCAGTCTTCGTTCGCTTGGTGTTGATCCGTGGGTGGCAAGAGATGCCTATATCCTGGTTGTTAACGATCAATCAGAAGAAGTAGCTCGTCAGTTTGCCGCTATTCATTCGCAGAGGGAGTTGCAAGACGAGGAGCGTATTATGTTTTTCCGCTGCATGGAGATGCAGCGTCATGCTCTCCTGATGTATACCAGTTGCGGGTGGTTTTTTGACGAGATCTCTGGAATTGAGACGGTTCAGATTCTGCAGTATGCCGGACGGGTCATTCAACTTGCCAGAGATCTGGGTGTTGAGCTGGAAGCCCCTTTTCTGGAACGTCTGGCAGCGGCCAAGAGTAATATTCCAGAGCATCGAGACGGGGCCCATATCTATGAAAAATTTGTGCGGCCGGCCATGATCGATCTTGAAAAGGTCGCCGCTCATTATGCAGTCAGTTCACTTTTTAAGGACTATGGTGAAAGTGTCAGTATCTATCGCTATGATGTCAGGCGCGATGATTTCTGGCATTCCAGTTTGGGTATGGTCAAAGTGGCGCTGGGCCGGATCGAGGTTCGGTCGAAGCTTTTATGGCAGACTCGGTGGGCAAGCTTTTGCGTATTGCACTTCGGAGACCATTCCATTAACGGCGGGGTTCGTCCTTATAGGGGTAGTGAGGCGTATCTTGAGATGAAGAATGAGATTATTTCAAGTTTTGAACTTGGAGACTACACTCAAGTTATTCGATCCATGGATGCGCACTTTGGCACCCATACATATTCACTCCTTGATCTGTTTCGGGATGAGCAGCACAATATCCTTGAAATTCTTACCGCACAAACGGTGGGCGGGTATATCGATCATTATCGGGAAATGTATGGCCGAAATCGGGCTCTGATGCAGTTTCTTCAGCACACCCGGATGCCTATCCCCAGGGAGCTGGTGAATGCTGCGGAATACGTACTCAATCATGACCTCTGGAATGCGATTCGTGCTGAACCTTTGGACAGTGATAAAATGCTTGAAGTGCTAGAAGAGATCCGGCGGTGGGGGGTTCAGGTCGATACTTCAAAAGCGGAGATGGTTGTCAGACATAGATTGGAAGGTATGATGGGCCAGTTTGGCAGTAATCCATCAGATACTAAATTGCTGGATCAGATCAGGACCGGGGTAAAATTACTTGGTTTAATAGATGCTGATGTGAACTACTGGCAGATCCAGAACAGTTACCACTGCATGGCCCAGTCTATTGCTCAGGATTTTGCGGCTGAGGCGCGGGCTGGAGATGCCGAGGCGATTCGTTGGCTTGAGGGGTTCATGGTCTTAGGCGGGGATCTTTTTTTCAATGTCGAAGCCGTG
- a CDS encoding sulfurtransferase: MNWMNLFVPGKDLSGAEAKEFMAAREANAYQLVDVRQPEEYAGGHLAGAILIPLKELPDRSAELEKEKPLIVYCAVGGRSKVAAQLLAGYGFTTVFNMAGGIKAWQGTQAAGPEGSGLELFTGDEDYPDGLSLAYAMEDGLQEFYRNMAGRATEADDQELYLRLMGFEDKHKARLLVEYRHVHAEEALPSRKIGEVMEGGGRVQDLMARMEGRLRGKRDILEFAMALETQALDLYIRMARKVEQQEVSTLFLSLASEEKGHLSLLSDELDALLLSQS, translated from the coding sequence ATGAACTGGATGAACCTTTTTGTGCCGGGGAAGGATCTTTCCGGGGCAGAGGCAAAGGAGTTTATGGCGGCAAGGGAAGCTAACGCCTATCAACTTGTTGATGTTCGGCAGCCTGAGGAATATGCCGGTGGTCATCTGGCTGGCGCTATCCTTATCCCGCTTAAAGAGTTGCCAGATCGTTCGGCTGAGCTGGAAAAGGAGAAACCACTCATTGTCTATTGCGCTGTCGGCGGCAGGAGTAAGGTGGCGGCGCAACTGCTTGCTGGTTATGGATTTACTACTGTCTTCAATATGGCCGGGGGGATTAAGGCATGGCAAGGGACTCAAGCCGCCGGGCCGGAAGGATCTGGACTTGAATTGTTTACCGGGGACGAGGACTATCCCGATGGTTTAAGTTTAGCATATGCCATGGAAGATGGTCTGCAGGAGTTTTATCGAAATATGGCCGGACGGGCAACGGAGGCGGATGATCAGGAACTCTATCTGCGATTAATGGGCTTTGAGGATAAGCACAAGGCACGGCTTCTTGTTGAGTACCGGCATGTTCACGCCGAGGAGGCCTTGCCGTCCCGGAAGATTGGGGAAGTGATGGAGGGAGGAGGCCGAGTTCAGGATCTGATGGCGCGGATGGAAGGGCGGTTACGCGGCAAGCGGGATATCCTGGAGTTTGCCATGGCTCTTGAGACTCAAGCTCTTGATCTCTATATTCGCATGGCGAGAAAGGTGGAGCAGCAGGAGGTGAGCACATTGTTCTTAAGTTTGGCAAGCGAAGAGAAGGGGCATCTTTCCTTATTGTCTGATGAGTTGGATGCACTCCTGTTGTCCCAGAGTTAA
- a CDS encoding sterol desaturase family protein, translating to MNLYDLKPFLYWFGVVVFLLLEQFISYREPTVARPRRWLANLPLSLMNGIIYHLLYTSSIVGLCLAVHEQNLGLLNTVILPEWVKVAAGVIVLDFFIYIWHLLTHQVPFLWRFHRVHHTDLNMDVTTANRFHLGEFLVTGLIRLAVIYTFGISLTAYIIFEILVNLAVQFHHSSIRVPSWFEKWWVILFVPPFLHRVHHSVKIKEHNSNYGVIFSLWDRMLGTLITEVEQETIVIGTKPYRDIEKLGLWQLLLLPVRPNI from the coding sequence ATGAACTTGTACGACTTGAAACCGTTTTTATACTGGTTCGGGGTTGTTGTATTTCTCCTTCTTGAGCAGTTCATTTCCTATCGAGAGCCAACTGTTGCCAGGCCACGGCGCTGGCTTGCCAACCTCCCCCTGTCCCTCATGAATGGTATAATCTACCATCTCTTGTATACCAGTTCTATTGTTGGTCTCTGTCTTGCCGTACATGAACAAAACTTAGGATTGCTCAATACCGTGATTCTTCCTGAGTGGGTGAAGGTTGCGGCTGGTGTTATTGTTTTAGATTTTTTTATTTATATCTGGCACTTGCTTACTCATCAGGTACCATTTTTGTGGCGGTTTCACCGGGTTCACCATACTGATTTGAATATGGATGTAACCACCGCTAACCGCTTCCATCTCGGTGAGTTTCTGGTGACGGGACTGATCCGGTTGGCTGTAATTTATACCTTTGGCATCAGTCTGACTGCGTATATAATTTTTGAAATTCTGGTCAACCTGGCTGTTCAGTTTCACCATAGCAGCATCAGGGTGCCGTCATGGTTTGAGAAGTGGTGGGTTATTCTTTTTGTCCCTCCATTTCTTCATCGGGTACATCATTCGGTCAAGATCAAGGAGCATAATTCCAACTATGGGGTGATTTTTTCCTTGTGGGATCGAATGCTTGGCACACTGATCACAGAAGTTGAGCAGGAAACGATTGTCATAGGTACAAAACCTTATCGGGACATAGAAAAGCTTGGCTTGTGGCAGTTGTTGCTCTTGCCTGTTCGGCCTAATATTTGA
- a CDS encoding DUF2397 family protein gives MTNPAHQEKSQLLGAEAQSAFEQGAGRHLITSRNRQLGSLLSSERGIYYTQILYRMLMFKREHELEPLYEDIFQAVRPAQNTIESGDYTSQQFRTDMAQLAEWDLVHFRIEKERLRGYRDNRKRKFRYTLTDECARFIEWLESRLADDLEERGHDTRDLLQEVCGSLNELLRLLHHLRRDDDSQGDSARRIIFQLFKIEDLTRAITAGLIEFNGRLLQFIIQSYNIAEIKAIISELDTYVHSFLSQVYALRREIIPLITRLQQEQNQNKLDLCTRIMEAERLRSPHLLQGMREAARVGIVAGLHSFYIENGKLDQLHQRIGASVLKVWQKLRSHLRELERKNNRLQDLQSRINEITTLPEDHAPQAFMANLLAPAHRYSDPHYWDEHEKASPPEPRRRVSMKEAVKHSYLPRKQQADRPVQSMDEARLTDMATWLAQAIMRGSSDQAKVSQGQFIDYSDLRKVMDLAQAGYLDNGRRLDRIDYQLTDDSDVIHLTAGEQALSLREIIVQQKSPALTGNKLWNPN, from the coding sequence ATGACAAACCCGGCTCATCAAGAAAAATCCCAGTTGCTCGGGGCAGAGGCACAGTCTGCCTTTGAACAGGGAGCTGGACGCCATCTGATCACCAGCCGCAACCGTCAACTAGGGTCGCTCCTGAGCTCGGAACGCGGCATCTATTACACCCAAATTCTCTACCGCATGCTTATGTTCAAGCGCGAGCATGAGCTGGAACCTCTCTACGAGGACATCTTCCAGGCAGTACGACCGGCTCAAAATACCATTGAATCCGGTGACTACACCAGCCAGCAATTCCGAACCGACATGGCTCAATTAGCGGAATGGGATCTGGTTCACTTCAGGATTGAAAAGGAACGGTTGCGTGGGTATCGCGACAACCGCAAGAGGAAATTCCGCTACACTCTGACCGATGAATGCGCTCGCTTCATTGAGTGGCTGGAAAGCCGTCTGGCCGACGACTTGGAAGAGCGTGGCCATGACACCCGCGACCTGCTGCAGGAGGTCTGCGGCTCCTTGAACGAATTGCTCCGCCTGCTCCATCATCTCCGCCGGGATGACGATTCACAGGGAGATTCCGCCCGTCGGATCATTTTCCAACTCTTTAAGATTGAAGACTTGACCCGCGCCATTACCGCCGGTCTCATTGAATTCAATGGTCGGCTCCTACAGTTTATCATTCAGAGCTATAACATTGCCGAAATCAAGGCCATCATCAGTGAACTCGATACATATGTCCACAGTTTCCTGAGCCAGGTCTATGCCCTACGGCGAGAGATCATCCCCCTCATCACTCGCTTGCAGCAAGAACAAAACCAGAACAAGCTTGACCTGTGTACCCGAATCATGGAGGCTGAGCGCTTGCGCTCCCCACATCTTTTACAGGGCATGAGGGAAGCGGCACGAGTTGGCATCGTTGCCGGGTTGCACTCCTTTTATATCGAGAACGGCAAACTGGATCAACTCCATCAACGCATCGGCGCCTCAGTCCTCAAAGTCTGGCAGAAACTCCGCAGCCACCTGCGGGAACTGGAACGTAAAAACAATCGCCTCCAGGATCTGCAAAGCCGGATCAATGAGATTACCACGCTCCCTGAAGATCATGCTCCTCAAGCCTTTATGGCCAACCTCTTGGCCCCGGCCCATCGCTACAGCGACCCACATTACTGGGATGAACATGAAAAGGCATCACCCCCGGAACCTCGCCGCCGAGTGAGTATGAAAGAGGCTGTAAAACATAGCTATCTCCCCCGCAAACAGCAGGCCGACCGACCGGTGCAATCCATGGATGAAGCACGACTTACAGATATGGCCACATGGCTTGCCCAAGCAATCATGCGTGGAAGTTCCGACCAGGCCAAGGTCTCACAGGGCCAATTTATCGACTACAGCGATCTCCGCAAAGTAATGGACCTTGCCCAGGCTGGCTACCTCGACAACGGCAGACGGCTCGACCGCATCGATTACCAACTTACCGATGATAGCGATGTTATTCATCTCACGGCCGGTGAGCAGGCCTTGAGTCTCCGAGAGATTATCGTTCAACAAAAATCACCCGCTTTAACAGGAAACAAGTTATGGAATCCAAATTAG
- a CDS encoding DUF2398 family protein, giving the protein MESKLAGLLERSGDKVRAVLNIMMESPYFYCDDNPDLFFFLKRHRQEFTEFFEIFYNWSLLMDSKCARAYKTEWHNTAIAPSARTLFSFTKRDECLAFMIILEFYEHQLEENGMTVEDKENLRFRFGDLLIHAQRRFALCFPDKASQYSEEYVRAKILKPILPELERYRFLKRIDPPDDLSASDDDMIYEALPAIYHYNANALSRIIPELQQQTEVPAE; this is encoded by the coding sequence ATGGAATCCAAATTAGCCGGTCTGCTGGAGCGTAGTGGCGACAAGGTCCGCGCGGTGCTCAACATCATGATGGAGAGCCCCTATTTTTACTGCGATGATAATCCCGACCTCTTTTTTTTCTTAAAAAGACACCGTCAGGAATTTACTGAATTTTTCGAGATTTTTTACAACTGGTCCCTGCTGATGGACAGTAAATGCGCCCGGGCTTACAAAACCGAGTGGCACAACACCGCTATTGCCCCAAGCGCCCGAACCCTGTTCTCCTTCACCAAGCGGGATGAGTGCCTGGCCTTCATGATAATCCTTGAGTTCTACGAACACCAACTGGAAGAGAACGGCATGACCGTGGAGGACAAGGAGAATCTACGTTTTCGCTTCGGAGACCTGCTGATCCATGCCCAGCGTCGTTTTGCCCTCTGTTTTCCTGATAAGGCCAGCCAGTATTCAGAAGAGTATGTCCGGGCCAAAATCCTCAAGCCTATCCTGCCGGAACTAGAACGATACCGCTTTCTCAAACGGATTGATCCACCCGATGATCTCAGCGCCAGCGACGACGATATGATCTACGAAGCCTTACCCGCCATCTACCATTACAACGCCAATGCCTTGAGCCGGATTATTCCTGAGCTACAACAACAGACTGAGGTTCCGGCCGAATGA
- a CDS encoding AAA family ATPase, translating to MTPPTPYQITRIRLINFHNFVDETIDLAHGGHLFLLGDNGCGKTTILDAIHYVLTVGQSLEWNAAARVAGSKREGRRIQGIVMRYNLDCGAINRDGGITYALLEIEGRHGLPLTVGMGISTSAMDERIKQWGIIRECPIADIPLLIEDEQGRRPADRLELKELLKQKGGFHGEPKSYQHELARRLFGGEENFQEVCRFLAMGKAYREIASQSADYHELFKSLLPEPKTEIFERIIDALRTLDQSKSILDDLERKLHYLKSLQSFTLNIAADSEASIRYQWLSWLMRETFSKNSIETLRQQIASRQQEMAQLIASRQQEEETEASLRTRLDDLMTKDSAGLVRQEKEGREELSRKERTLAKKKKECQNLSKIQQASTRKQAEQHHTLVRQVSGLHSELGQGASLLPFSISQLLTTLDTIGRSEEIITQALDFGVQEFSNLVSDTRDQELRQLTLLEQEGETISNTITDLTTECHRLRAMDEAQPILPGWTDCLAAMRTGMLNPRPLYSGLEWRPGLSRQEQETIEESIGQEIAATLVLSDPEFEAGRGIAILWPGIRISCPGRGLDSLPDWMRTAFDLTQSNPTCLRCLAAEMQCDFGPLVSVVNNRRVLSFRSHDRGLLGNPARLIGENSRREAIKAEIKGREDELRQWSRQQTELNRRLKTIRETVERLDNFTVKLSTGINSIQQTARLASECSQKLTQDNALLTLHNRQHEELARETTLLSTRIQDLTHLISSNRRDWLPWRARSVN from the coding sequence ATGACCCCGCCAACCCCTTATCAGATCACCCGCATCAGGCTGATCAATTTCCACAATTTTGTCGATGAGACCATCGACCTTGCCCATGGCGGCCATCTCTTCCTGCTGGGCGATAACGGTTGTGGCAAAACCACTATCCTTGACGCCATCCACTATGTGTTAACTGTCGGCCAGTCCCTGGAATGGAACGCCGCCGCACGGGTCGCAGGATCAAAACGGGAAGGCCGCCGAATCCAGGGCATTGTCATGCGCTACAACCTCGATTGCGGGGCCATCAACCGCGATGGCGGCATCACCTATGCCCTACTCGAAATAGAGGGTCGCCATGGCCTCCCACTCACTGTCGGCATGGGCATCTCAACCTCAGCGATGGATGAGCGGATAAAACAATGGGGGATTATCCGCGAATGCCCCATTGCGGACATCCCGCTGCTGATTGAAGACGAACAGGGTCGTCGCCCTGCCGATCGCCTTGAACTCAAGGAACTTCTCAAACAAAAGGGCGGGTTCCACGGTGAACCCAAATCCTACCAGCATGAATTGGCTCGCCGGTTGTTTGGAGGAGAGGAGAATTTTCAGGAGGTTTGTCGATTCCTGGCCATGGGCAAAGCCTACCGGGAAATTGCCTCACAGTCCGCAGATTACCATGAATTGTTCAAGAGTTTGCTGCCGGAACCAAAAACCGAAATCTTCGAACGGATCATCGACGCCTTACGTACCCTGGACCAATCAAAATCCATCCTGGATGATCTGGAAAGAAAACTGCATTATCTTAAAAGCTTGCAGAGTTTCACGCTGAATATCGCAGCCGACAGTGAGGCATCGATACGCTACCAATGGCTTTCGTGGCTGATGCGAGAAACTTTTTCCAAAAACTCGATCGAGACATTGCGTCAACAGATAGCCAGTCGCCAACAAGAAATGGCCCAACTCATAGCATCAAGACAACAGGAGGAAGAGACTGAAGCGTCCTTACGCACACGACTCGACGACCTGATGACCAAAGATTCTGCCGGCTTGGTTCGCCAGGAAAAAGAAGGGCGTGAGGAGTTGAGCAGAAAAGAACGAACCCTGGCCAAAAAAAAGAAAGAGTGCCAGAACCTTAGCAAAATTCAACAGGCCAGCACACGAAAGCAGGCCGAACAGCACCACACCTTGGTCCGCCAAGTATCCGGTCTGCATAGTGAATTAGGTCAAGGCGCAAGCCTTCTACCTTTCTCCATCTCCCAACTACTGACAACACTGGACACGATAGGACGCTCTGAGGAGATAATTACTCAGGCCTTGGATTTTGGCGTCCAAGAGTTTTCCAACCTGGTGTCTGACACTCGAGATCAAGAACTCCGTCAACTGACCCTTCTTGAACAAGAGGGCGAAACCATATCCAATACCATAACGGATCTCACCACCGAGTGCCACAGGCTTCGCGCCATGGACGAAGCGCAACCCATCCTCCCCGGCTGGACCGACTGCCTCGCTGCAATGCGCACCGGAATGCTCAACCCCCGCCCCCTTTATTCCGGCCTGGAGTGGCGTCCTGGACTCTCTCGTCAAGAACAAGAGACCATTGAAGAGTCAATCGGCCAAGAGATCGCCGCCACCTTGGTGCTTAGCGATCCCGAGTTTGAAGCGGGCCGCGGGATCGCTATTCTCTGGCCAGGAATCAGAATCAGCTGTCCCGGTCGAGGACTTGACTCCTTACCGGACTGGATGCGCACGGCCTTTGACCTGACTCAATCGAATCCCACCTGCTTACGCTGCCTGGCCGCTGAAATGCAGTGTGATTTCGGACCGCTGGTTAGTGTCGTCAATAATCGTAGGGTATTAAGCTTCCGCAGTCATGACCGCGGCCTGCTCGGCAACCCGGCCCGACTTATCGGCGAGAATAGCCGCAGGGAGGCTATCAAGGCCGAGATCAAAGGTCGTGAAGACGAATTACGTCAATGGTCGCGGCAACAGACAGAACTTAACCGGCGCCTCAAAACCATCCGCGAGACTGTGGAGCGCCTGGACAACTTTACAGTAAAGCTTAGCACTGGGATCAATAGCATCCAGCAGACAGCACGACTAGCCTCCGAGTGCAGCCAGAAATTAACTCAAGATAACGCCCTGCTTACTCTCCACAACCGCCAGCACGAAGAACTTGCCCGAGAAACCACCCTCTTATCTACACGAATCCAAGACCTGACTCATCTCATCTCATCCAACAGGAGGGACTGGCTTCCTTGGAGGGCAAGATCAGTCAATTAA
- a CDS encoding nucleotidyltransferase domain-containing protein: MAINIEQKKIVKSDLVKQLQIAPEITKIIVFGSFLHDDAPNDIDVAIVQNSNLPYLALAMKYRKMTRAVARQLPLDIIPLKMGAKDCTIMDAIAQGEVIYER; this comes from the coding sequence ATGGCAATCAACATTGAACAAAAAAAAATTGTAAAAAGTGACCTTGTCAAGCAACTACAAATAGCTCCCGAGATCACAAAAATTATTGTCTTCGGATCGTTTTTACACGACGACGCGCCAAATGATATCGATGTTGCAATCGTCCAGAATAGCAATCTGCCCTATCTCGCCCTGGCCATGAAATATCGAAAAATGACTCGTGCCGTGGCCCGACAACTCCCTTTAGATATCATTCCGCTCAAGATGGGGGCAAAGGATTGTACTATCATGGATGCTATAGCCCAAGGCGAGGTTATCTATGAAAGATGA
- a CDS encoding HEPN domain-containing protein, producing MKDETRLWLAYAQENLASARVLLESGLFNPCLQNAQQAAEKSLKACLIEQGQAIRKTHSINELAAMLTAVHCDCGMSEEECDLLDTIYLPSKYPLGSILPDFVPDLELCQRCLTIAEMVIVKVHSLVN from the coding sequence ATGAAAGATGAAACCAGGCTCTGGCTAGCCTACGCTCAAGAGAATCTGGCTTCGGCTCGGGTGCTGCTTGAAAGCGGCCTCTTCAACCCTTGCCTGCAAAATGCCCAGCAAGCGGCAGAGAAATCGTTAAAAGCGTGTCTGATTGAGCAAGGACAAGCAATCCGCAAGACGCACAGCATTAATGAACTTGCCGCCATGTTGACAGCGGTTCATTGTGATTGTGGCATGAGCGAGGAGGAGTGTGATCTCCTCGATACAATATATCTGCCGTCCAAGTATCCTCTGGGGAGTATTCTGCCGGATTTTGTACCAGACCTTGAACTGTGTCAGAGATGCTTGACTATTGCCGAAATGGTTATTGTGAAGGTACACTCACTCGTCAATTAA
- a CDS encoding helix-turn-helix domain-containing protein, with translation MDLTCTPLAASHRFEVASPDVKTIREKIGLSQGEFATLMHVSIKTLQNWEQHRWNPTGPAVALLKIVSIAPDVVLKSLHA, from the coding sequence ATCGACTTGACATGTACGCCATTGGCAGCTTCTCACCGGTTTGAAGTGGCCTCGCCCGATGTCAAGACGATAAGGGAAAAAATAGGTCTTTCACAAGGCGAATTTGCCACACTCATGCATGTGAGTATCAAGACCTTGCAAAATTGGGAACAGCACCGCTGGAATCCTACCGGCCCGGCAGTCGCTCTGCTCAAGATTGTCTCAATAGCTCCAGATGTGGTGCTCAAGTCATTGCATGCTTGA